From Priestia aryabhattai, one genomic window encodes:
- the sodA gene encoding superoxide dismutase SodA translates to MAYKLPELPYAYDALEPHIDKETMNIHHTKHHNTYVTNLNAAVEGKSDLESKSIEELISNLDAVPEDIRTAVRNNGGGHANHSLFWTILCPNGGGAPTGELADAIASKFGSFDQFKEEFANAAKTRFGSGWAWLVVNNGELEVISTPNQDSPLMEGKTPILGLDVWEHAYYLNYQNRRPDYISAFFNVVKWDEVAKRYDAAK, encoded by the coding sequence ATGGCTTACAAATTACCAGAACTACCTTATGCATACGATGCACTGGAACCACATATCGACAAAGAAACAATGAATATTCACCACACAAAACATCACAACACATATGTTACAAACCTAAACGCTGCTGTTGAAGGCAAATCGGATCTAGAAAGCAAAAGTATTGAAGAGTTAATTTCAAACTTAGATGCTGTTCCTGAAGATATCCGTACAGCAGTACGCAATAACGGTGGCGGTCATGCGAACCACTCATTATTTTGGACAATCCTTTGCCCTAACGGCGGCGGTGCTCCAACTGGTGAATTAGCAGACGCTATCGCTAGCAAATTCGGCAGCTTTGATCAATTCAAAGAAGAATTTGCAAATGCAGCTAAAACTCGCTTCGGTTCTGGCTGGGCTTGGTTAGTTGTAAACAACGGCGAATTAGAAGTAATAAGCACACCAAACCAAGATAGCCCATTAATGGAAGGCAAAACGCCAATCCTTGGTCTAGACGTTTGGGAACACGCTTACTACTTAAATTACCAAAACCGCCGTCCAGATTACATTTCAGCATTCTTTAATGTTGTAAAATGGGACGAAGTTGCTAAGCGTTACGACGCTGCAAAATAA